One genomic window of Parus major isolate Abel chromosome 11, Parus_major1.1, whole genome shotgun sequence includes the following:
- the TMEM170A gene encoding transmembrane protein 170A: MEGGEVGGGGGGLLQQILSLRLVPRVGNGTTTYSSPLSTFPEMWYGVFLWALVSSLAFHVPAALLALFTLRHHKYGRFMSVSVLLMGIVGPITAGTLTSAAIAGVYRAAGKKMIPFEALIFGVGQTFCVVVVSFLRILATL; the protein is encoded by the exons ATGGAGGGCGGCGAAGTGGGCGGCGGTGGCGGGGGTCTCCTGCAGCAGATTCTCAGCCTTCGCCTCGTGCCCCGCGTGGGCAATGGTACCACCACCTACTCCAGCCCGCTCTCCACCTTCCCAG AGATGTGGTACGGCGTCTTCCTGTGGGCACTCGTCTCCTCCCTTGCCTTCCACGTCCCGGCCGCGTTGCTCGCCCTCTTCACGCTCCGGCACCACAAGTACGGCAGGTTCATGTCCGTGAGCGTCCTGCTGATGGGCATCGTGGGACCCATCACCGCCGGTACCCTCACAA GTGCTGCCATTGCTGGAGTTTACAGAGCTGCGGGGAAAAAAATGATTCCCTTTGAGGCCCTCATTTTTGGCGTGGGCCAGACGTTCTGTGTGGTGGTGGTTTCGTTCCTGCGCATTCTGGCCACTCTGTAG